AACCTTATTTTTTGGCGAAGAACGCAAGCCATTGAACATGATACTGGATGACGGGGGTGACCTGACCAACATGGTATTGGATAAATACCCTGAACTGGTTGCGGGTATCAAAGGTTTATCAGAAGAAACTACGACAGGCGTGCACCGTTTGTACGACAGGGTAAAGGCCGGCACTTTGCCGATGCCTGCTATCAACGTGAACGATTCGGTTACGAAATCAAAATTCGATAATAAATATGGCTGCCGCGAATCGCTGGTGGATGCTATCCGCCGCGCTACCGACGTGATGATGGCTGGAAAAGTAGCCGTTGTTTGTGGTTATGGTGACGTGGGTAAAGGTTCCGCCGATTCGTTGCGTAATGCAGGCGTTCGTGTTATCGTAACCGAAATAGATCCTATCTGTGCGCTTCAGGCTGCTATGGAAGGTTTTGAAGTGAAGAAGCTTTCGACCGCTATTGCCGAAGCTGACATTGTCGTAACCGCCACCGGCAACTGCGACATTGTTAAGGAACAACATTTCCGCGCATTGAAAGATAAAGCCATTGTTTGTAACATCGGCCACTTTGATAACGAGATCGATATGGCCTGGCTTAACGGCGCCTATGGCAATACCAAGATCGAAATTAAACCGCAGGTAGATAAGTACACTATCGATGGCAAGGATCTGATCGTATTGGCCGAAGGTCGCCTGGTGAACCTGGGTTGTGCTACCGGTCACCCAAGTTTCGTAATGAGTAACTCGTTCACTAACCAAACCCTGGCTCAGTTAGAGCTTTGGGCAAACAGCGATAAATACGAAAATAAAGTATATACCCTGCCAAAACACCTGGACGAAAAAGTGGCCCGTTTGCACTTAGCCAAAATCGGCGTGGAACTGGAAGAACTGGACCAGCACCAGGCTGATTACATCGGCGTACCGGTTGCAGGTCCGTTTAAACCAGAGTATTACCGTTATTAAGGTGAAAGGATAAAGGCGAAAGCTGAAAGGTTTTTACCGCAAATAAAAAGGCACCGCCGGGGAGGCGGTGCCTTTTTTGTTATATAATCTGTTCATTTTAATATTATATTAGTGCCGCTAAGGAGACCTTATACATACAATGCGCTTAAAACAAAAGCTGCCTGTTAGCTATCTGTTGTTCACTATAAAGGGGCGCATATCACGCGGCACTTATTGGATGGCATCCATTTTTTATTGGTGCAGCTTTTATGTGTTGTTTAACCTGCTTTGGTTTGCAATTGGTTCAGGCGCAACATTTATTTTATATCCAATTTTATTCTGGATTATTATAGCGACGTCCTTTAAACGCCTGCATGATCAAAACTTGTCTGGTTACTGGATGTTTCTGTTAGCAATACCAGCTCTTGGACCCTTGCTGCTCATCATGATGCTTGGCTTCAGGAAAGGCAACATAAACCCCAACCGGTACGGCGCCGTTCCTGGCTCGGCCACCGATTATCTAAAGAATGACGAAGGGAAAGAGATACCTCATCTGAAAACTAATGAACGCATTATTGACGATGTAACTAAGCTAAACCCAATACTTGTTTCAAAAATATTTAAGCCAAAATCGGTAAATGACCTCTGTGATTTTGTGAAGAATTCTATTGGCCCAATTTCAGTTGGCGGCGGACGTTTTAGTATGGGTGGGCAAACTGCAAGCCCTTACAGTACGCACATAGATATGCGCGGGCTGAACAAGATCATTCACTTTTCGGAAAGTGCGAAGGTGATCGAGGTTCAGGCTGGTATCCGTTGGTGTGATATACAGCAATATATCGACGAATATGACCTTAGTATAAAGACCATGCAGACTTATGCTAATTTTACAGTAGGGGGCGCACTAAGCGTAAACGCGCATGGGCGGTACATAGGTATGGGGCCTGCTGTTTTGAGCGTCCGCTCAATCAATGTGGTTTTGGCCAATGGTAATTTGGTACATGCAAGCCTAAACGAAAACAAGGAGATATTTTTTGGCGCAATAGGTGGATACAATGCTATCGGTATTATTGCGGAGGTCGAACTTGAACTGGCCGACAATGTGCCAATGAAACGGGTTCAGCAAAAAATGAAAGTAGCCGACTATAAATCCTATTTTTTTGAAAATGTACGGGCGAATAAAAAGGCGATATTTCATAACGGGGATATTTACCCTCCCAAATATAAACGTGTGCGGGCTATTAGCTGGATAGAAACGAATGAAAAGCCCACAGTGAAAACCAGGCTAATGCCTCTGCGGGAGTCATATCCGGCTGAACGCTATTTTTTATGGGCGTTCACCGAAACGCCTTTAGGAAAATGGCGCCGTGAATTTGTGATAGACCCCCTGGTTTACAGAAATAAAAAAATACACTGGCGAAACTATGAAGCTGGTTATGACGTTGCAGAACTTGAGCCTAAATCGCGCGTTAACAGCACCTATGTGTTGCTTGAATATTTTGTCCCGGTAAATCGGTTCGATGAATTTGAACAAGCTATGGCAAAAATATTTATCCGGTACGATGTAAATGTACTGAATGTTTCTATCAGGCATGCCAAGGCCGACCCCGGCACCTATTTGGCCTGGGCGCGTGAAGAAGTGTTCGCATTTGTAGTTTATTACAAGCAACGGACCGATGCCATATCAAAAAACAAAGTGGCTGTATGGACGCGGGAATTAGCCGATGCTGTTATCGCTGTAAACGGTGCATATTATTTACCTTATCAGGTTCACGCAACTGCTGATCAATTTCACAGAGCCTATCCTGACGCAGGCAAATTATTTGCACTAAAAGCAAAGCTCGATCCCGATAATCGGTTCAGGAACACCCTTTGGGATACTTATTACAAACCTTAACCAGAAAGATCATGGCTAATACATCGTCAGAGTTTAAATCAGTATTTAACGATACAGTTTGGAGCGATAAGTTTTATCGTTTTCTGCAAGTGATATTTCATTTGTTTCCTGAGGACAAGTTCCACCAACTGATAAAGGAGCAAACGGCGACTAATGTAACCGATGAGGAAATTTATAAGTCAATACAGGAAAAACTACCAGACATTAAACCGTTTCTTTCGGAATTGACATATGCACTGCCCGCCCTAAAAAAACAAAAGAAAGAGATAGTAAGGCAGACTCTTCGACTATTAGGAGAAAAAAAAGAGATAAACGGGTATCTTGAGATTGGTTCTACAGGCAGGTATATTAGCAGGTTAAAGAAAGAAATTAAAATAGCCGGAACGGTATATTTAATGAATGATATTGCACCAGCGAACTCTCCTGCTGATATTATGGAGCGCGGACAACTGGCTAAGATCGGAAGTTTTGTCAATCTAAATAACTATGAGCCTATAGCTGAAAT
Above is a window of Mucilaginibacter ginsenosidivorans DNA encoding:
- a CDS encoding class I SAM-dependent methyltransferase, translating into MANTSSEFKSVFNDTVWSDKFYRFLQVIFHLFPEDKFHQLIKEQTATNVTDEEIYKSIQEKLPDIKPFLSELTYALPALKKQKKEIVRQTLRLLGEKKEINGYLEIGSTGRYISRLKKEIKIAGTVYLMNDIAPANSPADIMERGQLAKIGSFVNLNNYEPIAEIASESIDLVTCYIGLHHCPPAKLNAFISSVHRILRNGGAFIIRDHDVKTSQMATFVSLVHTVFNVGLNESWEFEQKDSKNFRSADEWALLIAKAGFKDAGERILQENDPSDNTLMLFTKL
- the ahcY gene encoding adenosylhomocysteinase: MSITDTAYIKHKVKDMSLAEWGRKEIGLAEAEMPGLMALRAEYGPSQPLKGARIAGCLHMTIQTAVLIETLQALGAEVTWSSCNIFSTQDHAASAIAAAGTSVYAWKGMNAEEFDWCIEQTLFFGEERKPLNMILDDGGDLTNMVLDKYPELVAGIKGLSEETTTGVHRLYDRVKAGTLPMPAINVNDSVTKSKFDNKYGCRESLVDAIRRATDVMMAGKVAVVCGYGDVGKGSADSLRNAGVRVIVTEIDPICALQAAMEGFEVKKLSTAIAEADIVVTATGNCDIVKEQHFRALKDKAIVCNIGHFDNEIDMAWLNGAYGNTKIEIKPQVDKYTIDGKDLIVLAEGRLVNLGCATGHPSFVMSNSFTNQTLAQLELWANSDKYENKVYTLPKHLDEKVARLHLAKIGVELEELDQHQADYIGVPVAGPFKPEYYRY
- a CDS encoding FAD-binding protein, yielding MRLKQKLPVSYLLFTIKGRISRGTYWMASIFYWCSFYVLFNLLWFAIGSGATFILYPILFWIIIATSFKRLHDQNLSGYWMFLLAIPALGPLLLIMMLGFRKGNINPNRYGAVPGSATDYLKNDEGKEIPHLKTNERIIDDVTKLNPILVSKIFKPKSVNDLCDFVKNSIGPISVGGGRFSMGGQTASPYSTHIDMRGLNKIIHFSESAKVIEVQAGIRWCDIQQYIDEYDLSIKTMQTYANFTVGGALSVNAHGRYIGMGPAVLSVRSINVVLANGNLVHASLNENKEIFFGAIGGYNAIGIIAEVELELADNVPMKRVQQKMKVADYKSYFFENVRANKKAIFHNGDIYPPKYKRVRAISWIETNEKPTVKTRLMPLRESYPAERYFLWAFTETPLGKWRREFVIDPLVYRNKKIHWRNYEAGYDVAELEPKSRVNSTYVLLEYFVPVNRFDEFEQAMAKIFIRYDVNVLNVSIRHAKADPGTYLAWAREEVFAFVVYYKQRTDAISKNKVAVWTRELADAVIAVNGAYYLPYQVHATADQFHRAYPDAGKLFALKAKLDPDNRFRNTLWDTYYKP